One Halobaculum sp. CBA1158 DNA segment encodes these proteins:
- a CDS encoding TOBE domain-containing protein — protein MGTNDAGAGEGSAGDDGAAGFAASLVADGVTFDGRDAALLGAVDAAGSVSGAAADLGRSRARALSRLETLEAAFGDLVERRRGGADGGGSELTPGARALLARFERLTAALAGTAGAAESVFAGTVSGRDGELAAVETDAGALRALAVGDPEATPGDRVEVAVRADAVTLHDPAGTPAADATSARNRLRGTATAVDRGDAVVDVRVDVGAGEPVCALVTVDSADRLGLREGGEVVASFKATATRATVAGAETQSSSR, from the coding sequence ATGGGAACGAACGACGCGGGCGCGGGCGAGGGGTCCGCCGGCGACGACGGCGCGGCGGGGTTCGCGGCGAGCCTGGTCGCCGACGGCGTGACCTTCGACGGGCGCGACGCGGCGCTGTTGGGGGCCGTCGACGCCGCCGGCTCGGTCAGCGGTGCCGCCGCCGACCTGGGTCGCTCGCGGGCACGGGCGCTCTCGCGCCTGGAGACGCTCGAGGCGGCCTTCGGCGACCTCGTGGAGCGCCGCCGCGGCGGTGCCGACGGCGGGGGAAGCGAGCTGACGCCGGGAGCACGGGCGCTGCTCGCGCGCTTCGAGCGACTGACGGCGGCGCTTGCGGGCACCGCGGGCGCGGCGGAGTCGGTGTTCGCGGGGACTGTCTCCGGGCGCGACGGCGAGCTCGCGGCGGTGGAGACAGACGCGGGAGCGCTTCGCGCGCTGGCGGTCGGCGACCCGGAGGCGACGCCGGGCGACCGCGTGGAGGTCGCCGTGCGCGCCGACGCCGTGACCCTCCACGACCCGGCGGGCACGCCGGCGGCGGACGCGACGAGCGCCCGAAACAGACTGCGCGGGACCGCGACGGCCGTCGACCGCGGCGACGCCGTCGTGGACGTGCGCGTCGACGTCGGCGCGGGCGAGCCGGTGTGTGCGCTCGTGACCGTCGACAGCGCCGACCGGCTCGGCCTGCGCGAGGGCGGCGAGGTCGTCGCGTCGTTCAAGGCGACGGCGACGCGGGCGACGGTCGCGGGCGCGGAGACTCAGTCGTCGAGCAGGTGA
- a CDS encoding dihydrodipicolinate synthase family protein — protein MQGTGPPLVTPFDADGDLDESALRDLVEWVEARGVDFLVPCGSNSEAELMTADERTRVVEVVAEAASVPVLAGTGSPGKRETLAATEAAADAGADAALVVTPFYYDHDQETLAAYYREVADESPIPVYLYSVPPYTDASLDPETVGDLAQHSNVAGMKDSSGDISAFQRIRERTADADFDLMVGAGGVFGQALAAGGSGGVLALANIAPEGASAIYDAHAAGDAERARELTAALADLNHAVTAEYGIPGLKYAMRERGAPAGNARSPHRPPESDAEAALDERLAAVGHLLDD, from the coding sequence ATGCAGGGAACCGGACCGCCGCTCGTCACGCCGTTCGACGCCGACGGCGACCTCGACGAGTCGGCGCTTCGCGATCTGGTCGAGTGGGTCGAGGCCCGCGGCGTCGACTTCCTCGTCCCGTGCGGGTCGAACAGCGAGGCCGAACTCATGACCGCCGACGAGCGCACGCGGGTCGTCGAGGTCGTCGCCGAGGCGGCCTCGGTGCCGGTGCTCGCGGGCACGGGTAGCCCCGGGAAGCGCGAGACGCTGGCGGCGACGGAGGCGGCCGCCGACGCGGGCGCGGACGCCGCGCTCGTGGTCACGCCGTTCTACTACGACCACGACCAGGAGACGCTGGCGGCGTACTACCGCGAGGTCGCCGACGAGTCGCCGATCCCGGTGTACCTCTACTCGGTGCCCCCCTACACCGACGCGAGCCTCGACCCCGAAACCGTCGGCGACCTCGCCCAGCACTCGAACGTCGCCGGCATGAAGGACTCCTCGGGCGACATCTCGGCGTTCCAGCGCATCCGCGAGCGCACCGCCGACGCCGACTTCGACCTCATGGTCGGTGCCGGGGGCGTGTTCGGGCAGGCGCTCGCGGCCGGCGGCTCCGGGGGCGTGCTCGCGCTCGCAAACATCGCCCCGGAGGGCGCGAGCGCGATCTACGACGCCCACGCCGCCGGCGACGCCGAGCGCGCCCGGGAGCTGACCGCCGCGCTCGCTGACCTGAACCACGCGGTCACCGCCGAGTACGGGATCCCCGGGCTGAAGTACGCGATGCGCGAACGCGGCGCGCCCGCCGGCAACGCCCGGTCGCCGCACCGCCCGCCCGAGAGCGACGCCGAGGCGGCGCTGGACGAGCGACTGGCGGCCGTCGGTCACCTGCTCGACGACTGA
- a CDS encoding TrkA family potassium uptake protein, with protein sequence MRIVIVGYGRVGSRTARVLDEEGHDVVVVDDDHTKVERARERGLTVVEGDGTDAAVLAEAGVAEADGVGAITGDPARNFEICTIARDAGDCRTVMRISEEFSADVYDEYERNVDEVIYPERLGAAGAKTAMLGGDFNAIGDLTERLQLVTVSVDEDAPIVGTRVHELSVEGGRVYAHGREREPLTVPLPGTTVEPGDRLAVLAETERVADVRGALLGAA encoded by the coding sequence ATGCGGATCGTCATCGTCGGCTACGGTCGGGTCGGATCGCGGACCGCGCGGGTGCTCGACGAGGAGGGCCACGACGTGGTCGTCGTCGACGACGACCACACGAAGGTCGAGCGCGCCCGCGAGCGCGGGCTGACTGTCGTCGAGGGCGACGGCACCGACGCCGCGGTGCTGGCGGAGGCGGGCGTCGCCGAGGCGGACGGCGTCGGCGCGATCACCGGCGACCCGGCGCGCAACTTCGAGATCTGCACGATCGCGCGGGACGCGGGCGACTGCCGGACGGTCATGCGGATCTCCGAGGAGTTCAGCGCCGACGTGTACGACGAGTACGAGCGCAACGTCGACGAGGTGATCTACCCCGAGCGCCTCGGCGCGGCCGGCGCGAAGACCGCGATGCTCGGGGGAGATTTCAACGCGATCGGCGACCTCACCGAGCGGCTCCAGCTCGTCACCGTCTCGGTCGACGAGGACGCGCCTATCGTCGGCACGCGCGTGCACGAACTCTCGGTCGAGGGCGGCCGGGTGTACGCCCACGGCCGCGAGCGCGAGCCGCTCACCGTGCCGTTGCCCGGTACGACGGTCGAGCCCGGCGACCGGCTCGCGGTGCTCGCGGAAACGGAGCGCGTCGCCGACGTGCGAGGAGCGCTGCTCGGGGCCGCCTGA